The following nucleotide sequence is from Acyrthosiphon pisum isolate AL4f chromosome A2, pea_aphid_22Mar2018_4r6ur, whole genome shotgun sequence.
TAGTTTTCgaaggatttatttttaatcgccATTTACTGAACCACTCTGTAGCTAAATCTGTTTGTTTCTGTAGCTGGATGGCTGCACGTTttgcgtttttgttttttgtatgaaACATTGTGTCATCTGCGAAGAGagaaatttgtatatttgtatatttgcatattattataaactgaatcaacattgaatgtttattttctaataaaacgtttaatattcattatattatgaacgttttaaattatattttacattttaattttttcattcattttattcatcgtaacactttttaatttaaatttgtattcaaaataggtaatatatttttatactattacatattatatatacacaatattaatacatatctacattatttatactatttatattatttatatagtatgtaggtacagtAAAAAGTAAAACCATGCCCAAACTTATACTTATGtcaatatgaattttaaattaataacacgcAGGTGTGAATAACACAACATTAATTAGAATATTACTACAAGACGACGAATTAGGCATATTTTAAAgacttaggtataggtacaaataggtacacatttttaatctaaaaaatgtttatttttgtatttattataacaatttggtAGTTTTTAtgaagatattatatatcatcTCATACCTTGTTTGTATTACCATTTTAGCTTGTAACTTACCtacatacatttgtataagcagttttttttttatttatgcgcTTCAATTGCTACAGTTATTGACGTTATTaaagatacattatattaaagtttcatacaaattattttaaatatggtacaagaatgtattaaatattttatttgtttgttaaaaaaaatgtattttattaattgatcaacataaataaaaatttgataaacttatttttttttgctaaattatcattgtatttagtatttctttatcttttttaaataggtacttaattgtaAATGATTTAAGCTAATGCCTAgatatgaattgtttttatgtattatatacaaaaaatgtttaaaacaggTGTTTCTATCTTCTGGAGAAATTTCGTTTGAAATATATTCTACATAGTAATGGATGAAGAAGTATgcttataattgttaatataaacaatgtaaCTGCAGATGTATgagtagatacataatatttaaattatttatataagtaggtaccagatataaacatataactaatataatattgaagtacAAATCAcataaatgtatgtacctatttcaatagttaataatattattaatacattagtccattaacctatacaatattgaatatatcaGTATGTGTACACTGTTTACTGTAGGTACtagtaataatgtaaatagtttGCGAATTTCACTATATAAGGACCTTATATAAATAAGGTGTAATATGGAATATggtttatcatatattatatcggcAAAAAAATTGCTCAAACCTCAGAAAAAAGAGGCCAGCGACGGGGCAGAATATAACCTAGTATACCTACCGTTATTTGGCTTCACGGAAACTACTTGCGTTTTAAATCCATTCCGTTTCTTGCGCTCGTCGCCACCGTTCACTCgtgctagttttttttttacaacattcttATACATGATAACAGAAAATTATCATGCCAAAACCTGTCAAAAATGAATCATCCGTGTTAAACTTATCAATTATTTAGACATTtcataaccaaaaaaaaaataataataaataataatatgtaaatttatcttaaaatatatgaaaattaccAATACATGTTCAGTGGAAACTTATCAAATGAACCTATATTAttcgcattatattattttgttgtttatatatttatattattttgaacaagtTCGACGCTTGAATTAGGAtcatgtacaaatgtacaatgttcATAAAGCGTGATGACCTTATGTTGAGAGTAAAACACCGTAAACGTGAGttgtgttttgatttttaatgatgACTAAACATAATGATAGGTATAAAGTTGATTGAAaacggcattttttttttttaataaactgaaTAGcggtatttttcattaaaacaatattaagtacttatatatttttttcaattacatttttaaaatccgcttattatttatatgtaggtatgctTAGAATtgcatgaaattatttttaaaattataactatttactagTCTTTGTGAAatgatgtatttaattaaacatgaaatattaaaatattaaaaatatagaaaattgttGAACATTACTAAGATCACTCAGATATTTTCATCTGAGAGTGGAGAGTGTTAAAAATTTGGTTCCCGTGCCTAAATGTCGATGTTATGCCACCGTCTTCATTAACGGGCACTTACCgaagttatgatttttttctccTAATTTGCTAATAACTcataattagaaattagaacattatatttatatatgaatccAAATAGTCACCACCTACTATTAcacttgattataatttataatatattttgatttctggACAATCGGCCTCGTATCAATCGTCACATTTTGTTGCGCCCTTCGTACGATCTCGTTTCCGTATTCCGTATAGATTCTTGTCCGAGtaaatatacgtaaaatatgCAACTCGCGTAGCTTGTTTCATATAGGCtatagactatatattattgaagtaGCATGCACTGTTCATCACGTGTCTTTGTTTtcgtcttattagttattacggcACACAAACACGTAGGACGACGTGTAGTgcagtataagtatataacgacCGACGAAATATGTTAAACGATTGGCCGACACATTGACAAAACATTATGCAACTctatatatgcctatataacAAATAACTGTACGAATTGTAAATAACTTCtatgtataataaagtataaacattgtCGCTGTGTCACTATACAGTGACTTGTAAAACGTAGAGACAACACATTATAACAAATACTGAGGTGTTTAAAATGTCTTAGGAAACaacataatagtataggtattaattatttttaagtttactcTGATTTAGCTGTAATTTTTCCTAAttgattgttttaatttgaCCGTGTTACAGAAGACGATCTTTGCGATAACGGTGACGAAGATAACTGGTCATCGTTCAACCAAAGCAGTTATGGTGGAAACATTGTAAGCAGCACATCTTATATTTTTCTAGAAACAATTCTTGAAGAAACGTCTGATGATTTGCGGACGGATTCTGAAAGAAGTAGTGAAgaaggtataatttttatataaaaataattaattaatattaactataaaatcaatgataattaattgatattaatattatataaaatataaatcaattctTATGGAACATCAATATTACTTAACATTAattgatttacataatttatctattcaaataatttattgtattgataatattatagtaagtgaAAAATAACTATTAGGTTATTTAATACGAAAACATCAAACAAATTAgcgttttatgtattataaatattaattacgtgttataggtaggtatagttttattatttcaaatgtaaTGCTTGCTAAAAGTGATAGTAGCTTGTTGTAGCTTGTATAGAAGACTTTTTCTAAGAAGTTTTCTAAtgatttaattgattttcattATGTCCTCAACAgtcaactatttaattttattatggtaAGTTTAGGCGATAAAAATAACTAGTATCCTAAAATGTTCGAACCTGCAAATAAATGAAGATAGCTTTaaatatgatacctataatttctaatttctattatacatgaaatatatattgttttatgagcTCTTTGGTATGGTATtttataccaaatatattacattgctTCATGGTGACTTCGGTACCTGTATTTCAGTATTCGTCAAAATCAGTTAATCTATTTCGAAGTCTTTTCTGGACAAACGGATAAACAGACAGACAAGCATCCAAATGTAACTACTGCGTACTTCATGCAATAATTCATTATCGTGTTCTAATCATGTACGTTTAAAAATCATAGCGTACTTTTAATTTGTGTTACGCAAGGTAAatacataaaaagaaaaaataagatTGTTTTTAATTGCAAAAAAGTCGACTTTCCAAAGCTGTGTGGTAACCTTTGAACAGGTGACATAAGTAAAAAAACTCTTCGGCTCTTCCTAACTAAATTTGGGTGCCCGGGAATTAGGCCAcaattaacctttttttttttttttggaatatttatggtaattttaaactttccacctttttttcaatttgaatacGTTACGCTTGTAACTTTAATTCAAGGTTCCTTGTTacaggaaattaaaaatatcaaaaactgaTCCACAATTTGTTTTATGAGTGTTtcaagttcgaattttgactaAATCAGATTttcaaaccaaaaataataacgacaTTTCCTCAAaccattttactattttagttacaaattataattaaaaatcatgaacAGTATAAACTTCAAACCTTCTagaattacttatattatcattttctaaacgccattacatttttaaaatatttagactaatttcaAGACTATTTATGATACAAACCTCCTATTCACATCATTATATTCTATCCGTCgatgtattgaattttaaaaagtaaaataatataatataatttattaggtatgtacctacaatggttttggtaaaaattaattcaatttactcccgaaaaaaatgcttataattatataaatatcatgtcATTTCACAAACTATCATTAGAAATGCCGATCCACCCGTCTCCATCGCTCATAATcgtctttttatttataatgatttattattgaattacaatttaacacatctattatCTACTCAATGATCACGTGCAGTAGTACTTAATACCTAGTATATAGCAGATCGAGTTCcctcttttaaaaaaaaaaccaatcaaTTGccacctatttaaaaataaaactaattgaaaaataattgtgaataattcttacgtacctaagtatattaaaaacaacattttattaacaaatttcattctttaaaaaatatatattatgttgttatatcATATACTACCCGTGCTTAtctatattttagtaaacacTTATCGCATATTAATTGGTTTAATGTTGCTAATAAACAAACTATCTCGTTTATATGGATTCCTTATCCtcctgattaaaaataaatgcagacatcaaataaaaatattctgaataAAGAGTTAACTGTTTATCGGTGAATAATAAATCAACTAATCTTGTATCCATGTATTACAGTTACacgatttttattacatataaatatgcttagaacatattttgtgtttgaacttcataaatatatgaatatgtcattcaaatcgtataaaatataaaatatattgtagtataacattttattaattcgaGTAAAACCAGTTTTTTCTTTAACTATCGATGTCTAttgcttatatatatacaaattatattagaaattgtttttaatattgatcttgacattgaaaaataaaaacagtaataaaagcgtttttataatatacacttatgtatttatatgtttatatcacAACAAATTGTATGCACGATATGGTTAATAACCACAGGAGCTCACacccatttttttaatttataaattgatggCATGCGCTAATGTACTAACTAGTCTGAGACACAAGGTGACTCATCTTACCTCACGCCTAGAATtccaattgttttaaattccaGTTTTAATACTATGTTTCTATCGTtccttaaaatgtttaatcagGCAACCCAAATAGCACAGATACgcttatacatacatattttgatatataaaaggagtttataataaaataaatataacaataataaacgagtataaatattaataatatatttttttaaattgtaaattagcGTTCAAATTGTTCTAATAATTAgtgtcaaataattattatagaaattaaaaaaactgaggaagttgctctgctgtatagtagattcAAGTAAATCTACGTCATCATTTAAAGTACGTTACTGTAATGGTtgcgttaaatttgaattcaatgataaatctaTGCACACTTAAAACCATTATAATCAGCATCTagtttaaagatatattttgtagttaatttattttattactagtgAATCGGtaagttgaactaatttttgctGACATTTTTgcagttatataaaaattattataatatcatattgtttttattaacttttaaagtcAAATAGTCAATACCGACATACCGTAgaatttaattacaacaaaataactaaaatcgtcaAAGGAAAAATcgtgatttttcattttaatatccaaccccataacatttttaaatgtctaaattttataaaaaatatttataaatatttcatgtcAAGAAAatgcttttataaatatttggtaaatatgCACCCCGTGTTAAGTATAGTTATTCGttcaacaaaacaataaaacaacaaaatagatttttttgaaaacttccctattattcgtacctatagttatacttttttgttttcccgataattttaaaaagcatcAGGAATTTTTACTCTAAACCcccaaaatataggtaggtattatagccATTTGCtgtggtatttattatttaattttatgtttttataaggCTAAGTAAGTCGTGGAacctacaactatataataataaattgtgataacttaatgtgatatcatatattttcaGCAATATATGTTATACTTGTATATTGCAATGATATAGGATCGTTTTGACATCATTTTGGAACATGCTGTTAAGTTACTATAACAAATTGTCAATGTCTTAATTATGGATACTTGTTATCGTATAcgatatgtaaacatttttaactaattttattctCTCTCCATCGTTTGGGTGTGATTTTGTACTTCTAAAGATTCACTGACCTTTTACAGATTTTATAAAGGAAGATAACTGGTCTGTGATAAACCGTGGTGATCCGTTTAACTTGTTCAACTCAAGCAACAATAACAAACAGGCGACCATCAGGATGTATGACAATAACGATCCTGGCGTGCATGACGACGACGACCACGACACGGTATTGTTCTACAGGGACAACCTACAGGATCACCAATTGTGGACGACTGGTGCCGGTGGGGGACCGCTGACCAACGGTTACGGGGGTGGTAGCCTGTTGCAGTTTGAGAGCTTGGAGAAACAATGCGAACAAACCGTGTTCCGGACAACAGCCACTGCGACGCCGTTCATGACCAACAGCGCAGAGTCTCTGAGCGCCGGCCAACGTCCGGCGGGCTTGCCGCGCCGGAACAACTGGAAACAACCCGCGACAGATGACGACTGCGGCACCACCATGGACGACGACGAAGCCGTGTTGTGCAGCACACCGTTCTCGAGTTACGCGGGTGACGGATCCAGCGTCAAGTCACTGAGCAAGAGCATGGAGAGCGTGCACTCGACAGCTAGCCGAAAACGATCCAACAACAACTGCATAGACGGCGTAAACGACGTGTCGCAGAGTCTGGATGAGTTGCGTCTGTGTGGCAGAGTCGACGGGCAACACGACTCGGCGGCGGCGTCGTCCGTCGGGGCGACATGTGCTGTTGCGCAACCGGCCACCGGTATGTACAAAACAGTCGACTGTCTCATCGACCCGGCGTATTGCGAGAAAatggacgacgacgacgaagacgaaACGGACGGTAAAAAAACGGAAGACGTCATACAGGGGGTAGGATGtaagcagcaacagcaacaacgATCGTCCGAGAACCTGAGCGAAGATAGTGGTTTCGGGGATCAGGTGCCCCGTGGTCCTGCCACACAACAAACGTACAAACCCATCGCCGAGGACGAGAACTATTTTGAGATGTCGACGAAGAGCATCGCGAcgatcgccgccgccgccgtcgtttcTGCCACGACCGCGCAGTGCTCTATCACCGCCAAAGGGAAGGGGACGGACGACGGCGACGATGACGAGATGAAATCTAAATTTAGCGCAGCCTGGCACAGCTATCCCGATCTGGGCGAACTGCCGTCAGTGACCGCGGAATCTCCTACGACCGACGACGACAACCGCCGGCATCACCACCTCCACCATCATCACCGCGACGGTACCGCGATGGCGTCCCGTTTGCCAATGTCAAGCACGCCCAACCTGTGCGCCGACGGTTTGCTGGCGCACGCCGACGGTGACTATTTGCGCTCCAAAAAGCTGCTAGATTCCACTGTATCGTTGGACAGATCGCACTCGCTGAAGCGCATACACTACGAGAGCGAGTCAGCTCTGAGTGCGGCCTCTTCGCGTGGTAGCAATCTACTGATAACCACCAGTTTCGTGAACCTGGCCACCGCGCCGACGCCCAACAAGGGCGTGCACTTTTGTCCGGTCGTGTCCGAAGTGAACTGGCGTGAGAGCTTCAGCAGCAGCAGCTGCACTGACGTCGGTGGCGGCGAAGACGACAACGGGTCGGATGAACCCCCGGAAACGGAAGACGACGAAGACTATGACCAGATTAGTGACGAAGCTGACGAAAACATTGACACGATGGTAATGAAACTGTTGACCGGTTTGCCATCGGAAACCAGGCGTCCGAGTGTGGCGGAAAAACAACAGCTGCGCGAACGGCTGGACTTCATCACGGGCGGCTCCCCACCAATGTCGCATAGGATAGTTGCCGCGCCCACTAAAAATAACACCGCGGCCACCGGTTCCAACAGTCACAGTCGCAGTGTTCAACCGCGACCGATCGAAGTCGATGCGCCCGCGGTTGTCGCCATGTCAGCTAAACCGAAAACGATCGGCGACAAGCTCGGTGGATTTTTCCAGCGGTTCTCGTTGCGCAGACTTAGCGGCCGGCGAAACAAGGACAAGAAGAAACAAAAAGTGGAAGAATGCAACGCAGCGGTGATGGCACAGccgagtaataataattgtaggccCGACACACCACCACCCCCGCCACCCGTCTCGGGACGACCGTCTACTGCCGCCGCCGTGTCCGATAGGGGTAAAAAACCGCCGTTACCCCCGCAACCCCCGTCAGCAGATGGGTACACAACGCGCCGGCGCCTCATGTACGATGAAAATCGCGGTAGCCGACTGCCGCCACCGCCGGCACTGCCGACGGCTGGCAGTCGCGCGTCTCTGCAATCGCGGTCGCCCGCCGCCGCCGTTGCTATGTCCCGTCCGGATCACCGGGCCGGTCTGCTCGAGACCGACTTGGACTCGAACGTGACCAGAACATCTTCATCATCGCTCATGATGGGCGGCGGTGGTTGCAGTCCCAACAAAAAAGCTCGTAGTCTGCTCGACCTGGGCGCTTCGTCGGCAAAATTGTCTCTAGCCCCCAACGACTCGAATAGATCGTCCGCCGACGGGTCTCCATCAAACGCAACCGATTACAGGGCTAAGTCCATGGAATTTCTATTGGACAAGGAAAATCAAGCTGCTGTTcaggtaaataatttatcatagtaattttataaataacgtgTATGTAGTCAAAGACACAGTACAGATGTTCGCGATTACCCAACACacacctaatatattatgacagcGTGcatatagatgataatatatgatatatgtatattacgttgacattattatagatttatcatTGACATTAATCTAATGTCTagcaaacaaaaaaacaatagtttaaacAGAAACGGATTTATATAGGTCAGCAGGAATAATTTGGGTGGTAGCGAATTTTGTGGGTCATTCGGCACACGTGGGGGGAGGGGCCGTTTGTCAGAGTGCAATCAATACACTCAGCACAGCATCGTGGCTCGGTACAAACGGTTACCAGTAATTCTTTAATCTTAGTGTTCTAAAGTCAAAATCTCAaagttacaattaaaatattcattccaataaaaatatgttaatacttaataataagtacacaatatatagtattacagtatattatacatatatttggtACTTAGTGACGCAAATAGTAAACATCCTCCGGTacttggtattatttttataactttgaaGTACTTATATCATCGGTCATCGCCCTTTAAGAGAAAgttattagaaattaattaagTCTGTATAAACATAGGGATTGT
It contains:
- the LOC100166576 gene encoding uncharacterized protein LOC100166576 isoform X1, with the translated sequence MAENIAFSDWSEKLDTAGTNHWLPAYGLQQPSVAVVGNSHQQNDPTFDSSPHDTDYFDDNNEDDLCDNGDEDNWSSFNQSSYGGNIVSSTSYIFLETILEETSDDLRTDSERSSEEDFIKEDNWSVINRGDPFNLFNSSNNNKQATIRMYDNNDPGVHDDDDHDTVLFYRDNLQDHQLWTTGAGGGPLTNGYGGGSLLQFESLEKQCEQTVFRTTATATPFMTNSAESLSAGQRPAGLPRRNNWKQPATDDDCGTTMDDDEAVLCSTPFSSYAGDGSSVKSLSKSMESVHSTASRKRSNNNCIDGVNDVSQSLDELRLCGRVDGQHDSAAASSVGATCAVAQPATGMYKTVDCLIDPAYCEKMDDDDEDETDGKKTEDVIQGVGCKQQQQQRSSENLSEDSGFGDQVPRGPATQQTYKPIAEDENYFEMSTKSIATIAAAAVVSATTAQCSITAKGKGTDDGDDDEMKSKFSAAWHSYPDLGELPSVTAESPTTDDDNRRHHHLHHHHRDGTAMASRLPMSSTPNLCADGLLAHADGDYLRSKKLLDSTVSLDRSHSLKRIHYESESALSAASSRGSNLLITTSFVNLATAPTPNKGVHFCPVVSEVNWRESFSSSSCTDVGGGEDDNGSDEPPETEDDEDYDQISDEADENIDTMVMKLLTGLPSETRRPSVAEKQQLRERLDFITGGSPPMSHRIVAAPTKNNTAATGSNSHSRSVQPRPIEVDAPAVVAMSAKPKTIGDKLGGFFQRFSLRRLSGRRNKDKKKQKVEECNAAVMAQPSNNNCRPDTPPPPPPVSGRPSTAAAVSDRGKKPPLPPQPPSADGYTTRRRLMYDENRGSRLPPPPALPTAGSRASLQSRSPAAAVAMSRPDHRAGLLETDLDSNVTRTSSSSLMMGGGGCSPNKKARSLLDLGASSAKLSLAPNDSNRSSADGSPSNATDYRAKSMEFLLDKENQAAVQAPENELRKVNVNSGERILSEHELRIQRSLQRLNLPEWYKTCNVPAQGFILKRHSDAGYTTSMSSLSSNQSQSPKMYSNYNNTLLSPQTHAATKNFSRWSTSRLNGSNSNSTSPCSSTRSSFNYRQPYLGWRSQEKLSKPRTPAERLAAGLLAQQQHEPTCQTSLSEVQSSIKEVTSAIANYVSSSTPDGSKERLNTDQDTPSRCPSFKGSTGRLCWLESSFVGNKRPSLTRDTPPSELSTPPSHRKATPIRQTQNNGSWVNDRPSPGSTTMDDVLNSLLGLQFQGTTANNARYHHHLPHQQHHSSDAHESSGGDLRRRPYAASVSGNTSAAVAHAAAATPPKKQHQASPLPGGSAGSIRCRYSECQLSATVSEARRTYKMCHNCNHMYCSRRCRRAHWQNHRKTCLNRRTAVLCPSIVDAIRANDRCAERLSTIARRGYLTHGRGAVKCYFSGVELADKFVRGGGNDMHCEPVYAKWTDIDPELDTLEQLCKTYNPDTRYVLHVSVCVLSEVPGPGPVQWERHVVYKCVKMHLDKSLRAAATAPAQSAVVEASEPAADDGGGGPDTLILTSLPGRDQRDVRTSRRVCFVNVQRHLRQRGVELRHQFPDVHRKLCEYVDGSPDVTFTPVTVYPRDKASGKTFMCIIMPDTEPEKLSLLPGDSARVQTIDVGQESAAATDPQ
- the LOC100166576 gene encoding uncharacterized protein LOC100166576 isoform X2 — protein: MAENIAFSDWSEKLDTAGTNHWLPAYGLQQPSVAVVGNSHQQNDPTFDSSPHDTDYFDDNNEDDLCDNGDEDNWSSFNQSSYGGNIVSSTSYIFLETILEETSDDLRTDSERSSEEDFIKEDNWSVINRGDPFNLFNSSNNNKQATIRMYDNNDPGVHDDDDHDTVLFYRDNLQDHQLWTTGAGGGPLTNGYGGGSLLQFESLEKQCEQTVFRTTATATPFMTNSAESLSAGQRPAGLPRRNNWKQPATDDDCGTTMDDDEAVLCSTPFSSYAGDGSSVKSLSKSMESVHSTASRKRSNNNCIDGVNDVSQSLDELRLCGRVDGQHDSAAASSVGATCAVAQPATGMYKTVDCLIDPAYCEKMDDDDEDETDGKKTEDVIQGVGCKQQQQQRSSENLSEDSGFGDQVPRGPATQQTYKPIAEDENYFEMSTKSIATIAAAAVVSATTAQCSITAKGKGTDDGDDDEMKSKFSAAWHSYPDLGELPSVTAESPTTDDDNRRHHHLHHHHRDGTAMASRLPMSSTPNLCADGLLAHADGDYLRSKKLLDSTVSLDRSHSLKRIHYESESALSAASSRGSNLLITTSFVNLATAPTPNKGVHFCPVVSEVNWRESFSSSSCTDVGGGEDDNGSDEPPETEDDEDYDQISDEADENIDTMVMKLLTGLPSETRRPSVAEKQQLRERLDFITGGSPPMSHRIVAAPTKNNTAATGSNSHSRSVQPRPIEVDAPAVVAMSAKPKTIGDKLGGFFQRFSLRRLSGRRNKDKKKQKVEECNAAVMAQPSNNNCRPDTPPPPPPVSGRPSTAAAVSDRGKKPPLPPQPPSADGYTTRRRLMYDENRGSRLPPPPALPTAGSRASLQSRSPAAAVAMSRPDHRAGLLETDLDSNVTRTSSSSLMMGGGGCSPNKKARSLLDLGASSAKLSLAPNDSNRSSADGSPSNATDYRAKSMEFLLDKENQAAVQAPENELRKVNVNSGERILSEHELRIQRSLQRLNLPEWYKTCNVPAQGFILKRHSDAGYTTSMSSLSSNQSQSPKMYSNYNNTLLSPQTHAATKNFSRWSTSRLNGSNSNSTSPCSSTRSSFNYRQPYLGWRSQEKLSKPRTPAERLAAGLLAQQQHEPTCQTSLSEVQSSIKEVTSAIANYVSSSTPDGSKERLNTDQDTPSRCPSFKGSTGRLCWLESSFVGNKRPSLTRDTPPSELSTPPSHRKATPIRQTQNNGSWVNVSGNTSAAVAHAAAATPPKKQHQASPLPGGSAGSIRCRYSECQLSATVSEARRTYKMCHNCNHMYCSRRCRRAHWQNHRKTCLNRRTAVLCPSIVDAIRANDRCAERLSTIARRGYLTHGRGAVKCYFSGVELADKFVRGGGNDMHCEPVYAKWTDIDPELDTLEQLCKTYNPDTRYVLHVSVCVLSEVPGPGPVQWERHVVYKCVKMHLDKSLRAAATAPAQSAVVEASEPAADDGGGGPDTLILTSLPGRDQRDVRTSRRVCFVNVQRHLRQRGVELRHQFPDVHRKLCEYVDGSPDVTFTPVTVYPRDKASGKTFMCIIMPDTEPEKLSLLPGDSARVQTIDVGQESAAATDPQ